A genomic window from Triticum urartu cultivar G1812 chromosome 7, Tu2.1, whole genome shotgun sequence includes:
- the LOC125524790 gene encoding probable glutathione S-transferase BZ2 — protein MALAEGDDKAEAGVRVLGGRMSPFTMRARMALELRGVAYELLEESFEPRKSDRLLAANPVYKKIPVLLLPDGRAVCESGVIAQYVDDAWPAASAAPLLPEDPYQRAMHRFWTAFVDDRFWPALDGASLAPTPEARAEAAAEARAALRHLEEAFAALSNGGAFFSGAAPGLLDIALGCFLPALRACERLSGALLLDEAATPLLKKWSERFAGIHAVEALLPETDEVVGFTRFLQAKFGVAGAN, from the coding sequence ATGGCGCTGGCGGAAGGCGACGACAAGGCGGAGGCGGGGGTGCGCGTGCTGGGCGGGCGGATGAGCCCGTTCACAATGCGGGCGCGCATGGCGCTGGAGCTGCGCGGGGTCGCGTACGAGCTGCTGGAGGAGAGCTTCGAGCCCCGCAAGAGCgaccgcctcctcgccgccaaCCCCGTCTACAAGAAGATCCCCGTCCTGCTACTCCCCGACGGCCGCGCGGTCTGCGAGTCCGGCGTCATCGCGCAGTACGTCGACGATGCctggcccgccgcctccgccgcgccccTGCTGCCCGAGGACCCCTACCAGCGCGCGATGCACCGCTTCTGGACCGCGTTCGTCGACGACAGGTTCTGGCCGGCGCTGGACGGCGCCTCCCTGGCGCCCACCCCGGAGGCCCGCGCCGaggccgccgccgaggcccgtgCCGCGCTGCGGCACCTCGAGGAGGCCTTCGCCGCGCTCAGCAACGGCGGGGCTTTCTTCTCCGGCGCGGCGCCGGGGCTCCTCGACATCGCGCTCGGTTGCTTCCTGCCGGCGCTCAGGGCCTGCGAGCGCCTCAGCGGCGCCCTCCTGCTGGACGAGGCCGCCACGCCGCTCCTCAAGAAGTGGAGCGAGAGGTTCGCCGGCATCCACGCAGTCGAGGCGCTCCTGCCGGAGACCGACGAGGTTGTCGGCTtcacaaggttcttgcaggccaagttCGGCGTCGCGGGCGCAAATTAA